One Pseudodesulfovibrio cashew DNA window includes the following coding sequences:
- a CDS encoding potassium transporter Kup, producing the protein MDSTADNPSGRRLAALSLAALGIVFGDIGTSPLYALRECFHGEYGIAVTPANVLGVLSLIFWALLLIVTIKYLLFILRADSHGEGGVLVLTSLVKAGGADRSAVGRTLVALGLFAACLLYGDGMITPAISVLSAVEGLGHIEPAFQPHIISVTLAILTGLFLIQKHGTARVGTLFGPVILVWMIALAGLGLSQILRTPQVIKAFSPWYGLAFLLDNRLHGFVVLGAVFLVATGAEAVYADMGHFGRRPIRLTWFGLVLPCLVLNYFGQGAHLLNHPADAYHPFYAIVPSWALIPMVALATMATIIASQAVITGAFSLTSQAIQLGYLPRLRVRHTSVSHRGQIYVAPVNWLLMACTIGLVFGFQSSSKLAAAYGVAVTATMLITTTLFFVILRQHWRWSLAAAATLTSLFFAVDLSFFAANMTKIFHGAWFPLAVGLTFFTVMITWRRGSEILAVKSRKLTSSVNDFLARIGEERPERIKGQAFFLTRSRDIVPVALLQNLRHNRILHAEVFLLHIRTEEVPRVPNFEKIEVERLGSGICRIVARFGFMEQPDIDIIFSLCKGQGLDVDLDRASFFLGREKLTVGENPAMGRWRSNLFLFLSRNAMDAVGFFRIPSDKVIEVGARLEL; encoded by the coding sequence ATGGATAGTACTGCTGACAACCCTTCCGGGCGCCGCTTGGCGGCTCTGTCGTTGGCTGCGCTGGGCATTGTCTTCGGAGACATCGGCACCAGTCCGCTGTACGCGCTCCGGGAATGCTTTCACGGGGAGTACGGTATCGCGGTGACTCCCGCCAATGTACTCGGCGTGCTCTCCCTCATCTTCTGGGCGCTGCTGCTTATCGTCACCATAAAATATCTGCTGTTCATTCTCCGCGCCGACAGTCACGGCGAAGGCGGTGTGCTGGTACTGACCTCGTTGGTCAAAGCGGGCGGGGCGGACCGGAGCGCCGTTGGCCGGACCCTGGTGGCCCTCGGGCTGTTCGCGGCCTGCCTGCTCTATGGAGACGGCATGATCACCCCGGCGATCTCAGTGCTGAGCGCGGTGGAGGGGCTGGGGCACATCGAACCCGCTTTCCAGCCGCACATCATTTCCGTTACCCTGGCCATCCTGACCGGGTTGTTCCTCATCCAGAAACACGGCACCGCCCGGGTCGGAACGCTGTTCGGCCCGGTTATCCTTGTGTGGATGATCGCCCTTGCCGGGCTCGGGCTGTCGCAGATCCTCCGCACGCCGCAGGTGATCAAGGCTTTCTCGCCATGGTACGGCCTCGCCTTTCTTCTGGACAACCGGCTGCACGGCTTTGTGGTGCTGGGAGCGGTCTTTCTGGTGGCGACCGGAGCCGAGGCGGTTTATGCGGACATGGGACACTTCGGACGGCGTCCCATCCGTTTGACCTGGTTCGGGCTCGTCCTGCCCTGTCTGGTCCTCAACTACTTCGGGCAGGGGGCGCACCTGCTGAATCATCCGGCTGACGCCTACCATCCCTTTTACGCCATCGTGCCGTCGTGGGCGCTCATCCCCATGGTCGCATTGGCCACCATGGCCACCATCATCGCCTCCCAGGCTGTGATCACCGGCGCCTTTTCCCTGACGAGCCAGGCGATTCAGCTGGGGTACCTGCCGAGGCTCAGGGTCAGGCACACCTCGGTCTCCCATCGGGGGCAGATATATGTCGCCCCGGTGAACTGGCTGCTGATGGCCTGTACCATCGGTCTGGTGTTCGGCTTTCAGTCGTCCAGCAAGCTGGCCGCAGCATACGGCGTAGCCGTCACCGCTACCATGCTGATAACCACCACTCTGTTTTTTGTGATTCTCAGGCAGCACTGGCGCTGGTCGCTAGCTGCGGCCGCGACCCTGACGTCGCTCTTTTTCGCCGTGGACCTGTCCTTTTTCGCGGCCAACATGACCAAGATCTTTCACGGTGCCTGGTTCCCCCTGGCCGTTGGCCTGACATTCTTTACGGTGATGATTACCTGGAGGCGGGGCAGCGAGATACTGGCGGTCAAGTCGCGGAAGCTGACGTCAAGCGTCAATGACTTCCTGGCGCGTATCGGCGAGGAACGGCCCGAGCGTATCAAGGGGCAGGCCTTTTTTCTGACCCGGAGCCGGGACATCGTGCCGGTGGCCCTGCTTCAGAATCTGCGGCACAACAGGATTCTCCATGCCGAGGTGTTCCTCCTGCATATCCGCACCGAGGAGGTGCCCCGGGTGCCGAACTTCGAGAAAATCGAGGTGGAGCGGCTCGGCTCGGGCATCTGCCGCATCGTGGCTCGGTTCGGCTTCATGGAACAGCCGGACATTGATATCATTTTTTCCCTGTGCAAGGGGCAGGGGCTGGACGTCGACCTGGACAGGGCGAGCTTTTTCCTCGGCAGGGAGAAACTTACGGTGGGCGAAAATCCGGCCATGGGACGCTGGCGTTCCAATCTCTTTCTTTTCCTTTCTCGCAATGCCATGGACGCGGTCGGCTTCTTCCGCATTCCGTCCGACAAGGTCATAGAGGTGGGAGCCCGCCTGGAACTATAG
- the hisA gene encoding 1-(5-phosphoribosyl)-5-[(5-phosphoribosylamino)methylideneamino]imidazole-4-carboxamide isomerase has translation MILFPAVDIKNGECVRLAQGKEDQVTVFGTDPVAQARHWAELGARYLHVVDLDGAFSGMPKNFDLIKSICTEIDIPVQLGGGIRDIETAQNYIEAGVHRLIIGTMALEEPDRFSELCRALPGRIGVSLDAVDGRLKTKGWVEDAGLTIDDVLPRLEADGIRFIVYTDISRDGMQTGVNVLGLETLCGKTSVPVIAAGGVHTLDDIKALYPLSKKGLEGAISGRAIYVGTLDVKEANAWIDAQ, from the coding sequence ATGATTCTTTTCCCCGCTGTAGACATCAAGAACGGTGAATGCGTCCGCCTGGCCCAGGGCAAGGAAGACCAGGTCACCGTGTTCGGCACCGATCCGGTCGCCCAGGCCCGCCATTGGGCCGAACTCGGCGCCCGCTACCTCCATGTAGTGGACCTGGACGGCGCCTTTTCCGGCATGCCCAAGAACTTCGACCTGATCAAGTCCATCTGCACCGAGATCGACATCCCGGTCCAGTTGGGCGGCGGTATCCGCGACATCGAGACTGCCCAAAATTACATTGAGGCCGGAGTACACCGTCTGATCATCGGTACCATGGCCCTCGAAGAGCCGGACCGTTTCTCGGAATTGTGCCGGGCGCTGCCAGGTCGCATCGGCGTGTCCCTGGATGCGGTGGACGGACGGCTCAAGACCAAGGGCTGGGTCGAGGACGCCGGGTTGACTATCGACGACGTGCTGCCCCGCCTCGAAGCCGACGGAATCCGTTTCATCGTCTACACCGACATCTCCCGCGACGGCATGCAGACCGGCGTCAACGTTCTCGGTTTGGAGACCCTGTGCGGCAAGACGTCCGTTCCGGTCATCGCGGCAGGCGGCGTGCACACCCTCGACGACATCAAGGCGCTTTATCCGCTGTCCAAGAAGGGCCTGGAGGGCGCCATCTCGGGTCGCGCCATCTACGTTGGCACCCTGGACGTCAAGGAAGCCAACGCCTGGATCGACGCACAGTAA
- the hisB gene encoding imidazoleglycerol-phosphate dehydratase HisB, whose protein sequence is MVRQATVARTTNETDIKLTLTLEGEGKVKVDTGIGFADHMLTLFAFWGGFDLDLTCKGDLEIDTHHTLEDIGLCLGQALGEALGDKKGIVRVASAKVPMDEALAEVVVDISGRPYIVYADDLLPALIGGGEKDVWREFLKSFAYKAGMNLHVHYAYGQNGHHLLEAAFKAMGIALGQAVRVGRKGVSSTKGSLD, encoded by the coding sequence ATGGTGCGCCAGGCAACGGTGGCTCGGACTACGAACGAGACGGATATCAAGCTGACCCTCACGCTCGAGGGGGAGGGCAAGGTCAAGGTGGACACCGGCATCGGATTCGCCGACCACATGCTCACCCTGTTCGCCTTCTGGGGCGGGTTCGACCTGGACCTGACCTGCAAGGGAGACCTGGAGATCGACACCCACCACACCCTTGAAGATATCGGGCTCTGTCTCGGCCAGGCTCTGGGCGAGGCATTGGGCGACAAGAAGGGCATTGTCCGCGTGGCCAGTGCCAAGGTGCCCATGGACGAGGCTCTTGCCGAAGTGGTGGTCGACATTTCGGGCCGTCCCTATATCGTCTATGCCGACGACCTGCTGCCTGCCCTCATCGGCGGTGGTGAAAAGGACGTATGGCGCGAATTTCTCAAGTCCTTTGCCTACAAGGCGGGCATGAACCTGCACGTTCACTACGCCTACGGCCAAAACGGCCACCATCTTCTGGAAGCCGCCTTCAAGGCCATGGGCATCGCCCTCGGCCAGGCCGTCCGAGTCGGGCGCAAGGGCGTCTCCAGCACCAAAGGGAGTCTCGACTGA
- the tatC gene encoding twin-arginine translocase subunit TatC, translating to MASDKDDVKELETGETAAVPDDDPSLEEEETPAPFDMEGKAAEKSWQEDLADAEAATEADAAAQSETVPPVYPQPEEAGDGGSGEPPTGDSEPVDEPADPDEPEGGEPEDGSDDEPDGEDDGEGAQMSLLDHLGELRVRLTKCFIAVAVGMVACYGFADRMFDILMAPMIQVFQSRMASKPQLPLGFFDDLRQALTQVLAEKGFQHSQQIDLFVNALQQSLMQVAQEGHFQYTYPAEAFFSHIKIAIVAGLFLVSPYVFAQIWGFIAPGLYAHERKWMIPMALVSAIFFTAGALFGYFIVFPYGFEFFASFSTEGIQFTPKLNEYLSFCLKLLFAFGFVFELPLFIFFLARLGMVSSTGLRKKRKYAILIGFVVAAILTPPDPFTQCLMAGPLILLYELGIWVAFFFGKKEKRHLKKQAEEEAAKQAALDAASEQDAAGEEDAGEPDGDEAETEKA from the coding sequence ATGGCTTCCGACAAAGACGACGTGAAGGAACTGGAGACCGGGGAGACGGCCGCCGTGCCGGATGACGATCCTTCCCTGGAGGAAGAGGAAACCCCCGCGCCCTTTGACATGGAGGGCAAGGCCGCCGAGAAATCCTGGCAAGAGGATCTTGCCGATGCTGAAGCCGCGACCGAGGCTGATGCCGCAGCGCAGTCCGAGACCGTGCCGCCGGTTTATCCGCAGCCCGAAGAGGCGGGCGACGGCGGTTCCGGAGAGCCTCCGACAGGGGATTCCGAGCCAGTTGACGAACCTGCCGACCCGGATGAACCGGAAGGCGGTGAGCCCGAAGATGGGTCCGATGACGAGCCCGATGGCGAGGATGACGGCGAAGGCGCCCAGATGTCCCTGCTTGATCACCTCGGTGAACTGCGCGTACGGCTGACCAAGTGCTTCATCGCCGTGGCCGTGGGCATGGTCGCCTGTTACGGGTTCGCTGACCGGATGTTCGACATCCTCATGGCTCCCATGATTCAGGTCTTCCAGTCGCGCATGGCCTCCAAGCCGCAACTGCCTCTCGGCTTCTTCGACGACCTGCGCCAGGCCCTGACCCAGGTGCTGGCCGAGAAAGGATTCCAGCACAGCCAGCAGATCGATCTCTTCGTCAACGCCCTCCAGCAGTCGCTCATGCAGGTGGCCCAGGAAGGACACTTCCAGTACACCTACCCGGCGGAAGCGTTTTTCTCGCACATCAAGATAGCCATCGTGGCCGGCCTCTTTCTGGTCAGCCCCTACGTCTTTGCCCAGATCTGGGGCTTCATCGCCCCGGGCCTGTACGCCCACGAGCGCAAGTGGATGATCCCAATGGCCCTGGTTTCGGCCATCTTCTTCACCGCTGGCGCGTTGTTCGGCTACTTCATCGTCTTTCCCTACGGGTTCGAGTTCTTCGCGAGCTTTTCTACCGAGGGCATTCAGTTTACACCCAAGCTGAACGAATACTTGAGTTTCTGTCTGAAACTCCTTTTCGCTTTCGGCTTTGTTTTCGAGTTGCCGCTGTTCATCTTCTTCCTGGCCAGGCTGGGGATGGTGTCGTCCACGGGACTGCGCAAGAAGCGCAAGTACGCGATCCTGATCGGATTTGTCGTGGCCGCCATCCTGACCCCGCCCGATCCGTTCACCCAGTGCCTCATGGCCGGTCCGCTTATCCTGCTCTACGAGCTGGGCATCTGGGTGGCCTTCTTCTTCGGCAAGAAGGAGAAGCGGCATCTCAAAAAGCAGGCGGAGGAGGAAGCGGCCAAGCAGGCCGCCCTGGATGCCGCTTCCGAACAGGATGCCGCCGGGGAAGAGGATGCCGGAGAGCCTGATGGCGACGAGGCGGAAACCGAAAAGGCATAA
- the tatB gene encoding Sec-independent protein translocase protein TatB has product MFGIGGPELLIICVVALIVIGPKKLPEMLRSLGKGVAEFKRMGNDVKSTLDEEVTKAEAEARKREVEEELARRQAEKAKLEAQTAKAEAETAKAELEKAQAQAATVEKAEDA; this is encoded by the coding sequence ATGTTTGGAATTGGTGGCCCGGAACTGCTGATCATCTGTGTTGTGGCGCTTATCGTCATCGGTCCGAAGAAACTGCCGGAAATGCTGCGTTCCCTCGGCAAGGGCGTGGCCGAATTCAAGCGCATGGGCAATGACGTCAAGTCCACCCTGGACGAGGAAGTCACTAAGGCCGAGGCCGAAGCCCGCAAGCGCGAAGTCGAGGAAGAGCTGGCCCGTCGTCAGGCGGAGAAGGCCAAGCTGGAAGCCCAGACTGCCAAGGCCGAGGCCGAGACCGCCAAGGCGGAGTTGGAAAAGGCCCAGGCCCAGGCCGCCACTGTCGAAAAAGCCGAAGACGCTTAG
- the guaA gene encoding glutamine-hydrolyzing GMP synthase, with protein sequence MHDNRVLILDFGSQFTQLIARRVREAGIYSEIHPCNVDPERVKAFKPSALILSGGPSSVLEGGCPDLNMEYLDMGIPVLGICYGMQLLAHKLGGNVVSSKDREYGRAKFTAMNDCVLFDGIEDKEDLTVWMSHGDRVEGLPEGFVPMGKTDTIEFGAMGNVDKKIYALQFHPEVAHTTGGDIIIQNFLFKVAGLEPSWSMASFVDTCIEDLKKQVGDAKVVLGLSGGIDSTVAAVLLHRAIGQNLHCIFVDNGLLRMGEKEEVVGFLAEHFDLNVKFVDASQEFLDDLKGVEDPEKKRKIIGYKFIEVFDREAKAIDGVKFLGQGTLYPDVIESESFKGPSAVIKSHHNVGGLPEKMNLKLVEPLRELFKDEVRRAAYELGLPEHIIWRQPFPGPGLSIRIIGEVTEERLEILRLADRIVQNEMVASDWYRKVWQGFAVLLPLKTVGVMGDDRTYENVVALRIVDSLDAMTADWSRLPSELLARMSNRIINEVKGVNRVVLDISSKPPSTIEWE encoded by the coding sequence ATGCACGACAACAGAGTACTCATCCTTGACTTTGGCAGCCAGTTCACCCAGCTCATAGCGCGCCGCGTGCGCGAGGCCGGGATTTACTCCGAAATCCATCCCTGCAACGTCGATCCCGAGCGGGTCAAGGCGTTCAAGCCGTCTGCGCTGATCCTGTCGGGCGGGCCTTCCTCCGTCCTGGAGGGCGGGTGCCCGGACCTGAACATGGAATACCTGGACATGGGAATTCCCGTGCTCGGCATCTGCTACGGCATGCAGTTACTCGCCCACAAGCTGGGCGGCAACGTGGTCTCGTCCAAGGATCGCGAATACGGACGAGCTAAGTTCACGGCCATGAACGACTGTGTCCTCTTCGATGGTATCGAGGACAAGGAGGACCTGACCGTCTGGATGTCCCACGGCGATAGAGTGGAAGGGCTGCCCGAGGGCTTCGTACCCATGGGCAAGACCGACACCATCGAGTTCGGTGCCATGGGCAACGTGGACAAGAAAATTTATGCACTCCAGTTCCATCCGGAGGTGGCGCACACCACCGGCGGTGACATCATCATCCAGAACTTCCTGTTCAAGGTCGCCGGGTTGGAGCCCTCCTGGTCCATGGCCAGCTTCGTGGACACCTGCATCGAGGACCTCAAGAAACAGGTTGGCGACGCCAAGGTCGTGCTCGGCCTGTCCGGTGGCATTGACTCCACCGTGGCGGCCGTGCTCCTGCACAGGGCCATCGGCCAGAACCTGCACTGCATTTTCGTGGATAACGGGCTGTTGCGCATGGGCGAGAAAGAAGAGGTCGTCGGCTTCCTGGCCGAACACTTCGACCTCAACGTCAAGTTCGTGGACGCCTCCCAGGAATTTCTCGACGATCTCAAGGGTGTTGAGGATCCGGAAAAGAAGCGCAAGATCATCGGTTACAAGTTCATCGAGGTCTTCGACCGCGAGGCCAAGGCCATCGACGGCGTGAAGTTCCTGGGCCAGGGCACCCTCTACCCGGACGTCATTGAGTCCGAATCCTTCAAGGGCCCCTCTGCGGTGATCAAGTCCCACCACAACGTGGGTGGCCTGCCTGAAAAGATGAATCTCAAGCTGGTTGAGCCCCTGCGTGAGCTGTTCAAGGACGAAGTGCGGCGCGCCGCCTACGAACTGGGCCTGCCCGAACACATCATCTGGCGTCAGCCCTTCCCTGGACCGGGCCTGTCCATCCGCATCATCGGCGAAGTGACCGAGGAACGGTTGGAGATTCTCCGTCTGGCCGACCGGATCGTGCAGAACGAAATGGTTGCCTCGGATTGGTATCGCAAGGTTTGGCAGGGATTTGCCGTGCTGCTCCCGCTCAAGACGGTGGGTGTCATGGGCGACGACAGGACCTACGAGAACGTCGTTGCTCTGCGTATCGTGGACAGCCTGGACGCCATGACCGCCGACTGGTCGCGGCTGCCCAGCGAATTGCTGGCCCGCATGTCCAACCGGATCATCAACGAAGTGAAGGGCGTCAACCGCGTGGTGCTGGACATTTCCTCCAAGCCGCCGTCCACCATCGAATGGGAATAA
- the guaB gene encoding IMP dehydrogenase: MSKILDKALTFDDVLLQPGYSNVLPDSVDVSTYLTPLLKLNIPLISAAMDTVTEARMAISMARHGGAGVIHKNMSIREQAREIDRVKKSESGMISDPITVHPDDDLGKVKAIMSEYRISGLPVVKGDHLVGIITNRDIRFVKDDNPRVSELMTSRDLVTVPEGIDNEEAKRKLHQHRIEKLLVVDQDNRLKGLITIKDINKHKKYPDAVKDSRGRLLVGAAIGVGKDCLTRSEALLHAGADFLVLDSAHGHSENILQSARELRSAFPEVQLIGGNIATYEGAKSLIEAGVDTVKVGIGPGSICTTRVVAGVGVPQITAVMEANRAAREADKCIIADGGIKYSGDVVKALAVGANSCMMGSVLAGTEESPGETILYQGRTYKQYRGMGSIDAMKQGSSDRYFQEKSKKFVPEGIVGRVPYRGKVGESLYQFIGGLRSGMGYTGCATIEELYEKSQLVQISPAGLRESHVHDVTITKEAPNYRGDG, encoded by the coding sequence ATGAGCAAGATTCTTGATAAAGCATTAACCTTTGACGATGTCCTGCTGCAGCCTGGCTATTCCAACGTGCTGCCCGACAGCGTGGATGTCTCCACCTACCTGACGCCGCTGCTCAAGTTGAACATCCCGCTCATTTCGGCGGCGATGGACACTGTGACCGAGGCGCGCATGGCCATCTCCATGGCCCGGCACGGCGGGGCCGGGGTCATCCACAAGAACATGTCCATCCGGGAGCAGGCCAGGGAGATCGACCGGGTCAAGAAGTCCGAATCCGGCATGATTTCCGATCCCATCACCGTTCACCCCGATGACGATCTGGGCAAGGTCAAGGCGATCATGTCCGAGTACCGTATTTCCGGTCTGCCCGTGGTCAAGGGCGACCATCTGGTGGGCATCATCACCAACCGTGACATCCGTTTCGTCAAGGACGACAATCCGCGCGTCTCCGAGCTGATGACCAGCCGCGATCTGGTCACCGTGCCCGAGGGTATCGACAACGAAGAGGCCAAGCGCAAGCTGCACCAGCACCGCATCGAAAAACTGCTCGTGGTGGATCAGGACAACCGTCTCAAGGGACTGATCACCATCAAGGACATCAACAAGCACAAGAAGTACCCCGACGCGGTCAAGGACTCCCGAGGCCGCCTGCTGGTGGGTGCCGCCATCGGTGTGGGCAAGGACTGCCTGACCCGTTCCGAAGCGCTGCTTCACGCCGGAGCCGACTTCCTGGTCCTGGATTCCGCACACGGCCATTCCGAGAACATCCTCCAGTCCGCTCGTGAGCTGCGCTCCGCATTCCCCGAAGTCCAGCTTATTGGCGGCAATATCGCCACCTACGAGGGCGCCAAGTCGCTCATCGAAGCTGGTGTGGACACGGTCAAGGTCGGCATCGGTCCCGGCTCCATCTGCACCACCCGCGTGGTGGCCGGTGTCGGCGTGCCGCAGATCACCGCCGTCATGGAAGCCAACCGCGCAGCTCGCGAAGCCGACAAGTGCATCATCGCGGACGGCGGCATCAAGTATTCCGGCGACGTGGTCAAGGCCCTGGCCGTGGGCGCCAACTCCTGCATGATGGGCTCGGTCCTGGCTGGCACCGAGGAGTCCCCGGGTGAGACCATTCTCTACCAGGGTCGTACCTACAAGCAGTATCGCGGCATGGGCTCCATCGACGCCATGAAGCAGGGTAGCTCGGATCGCTACTTCCAGGAGAAGTCCAAGAAGTTCGTGCCCGAGGGCATCGTCGGCCGCGTCCCGTACCGGGGCAAGGTGGGCGAGTCCCTCTACCAGTTCATCGGCGGCCTGCGCTCCGGCATGGGCTACACCGGCTGCGCCACCATCGAGGAACTCTATGAGAAGTCCCAGCTTGTGCAGATATCCCCGGCCGGCCTGCGCGAGTCCCACGTCCACGATGTGACCATCACCAAGGAAGCCCCCAACTACCGCGGCGACGGCTAG
- a CDS encoding ABC transporter ATP-binding protein, translating into MLELKNVNSFYGNIQALYDIDLYIDAGEIITLIGANGAGKSTTLMTVCGVVQARSGQVLYQGEDITKESPNKIVGQGICQVPEGRLIFPELTVQENLDMGAFMRNDKDGIARDMEYCYDLFPILAERRRQPGGNLSGGEQQMLAIARALMARPRLLLLDEPSMGLAPLVVRQIFDIIKKVNAESGTTIFLVEQNANLALKIGDRGYVMENGRIVLADTCDKLLADEQVKRAYLGL; encoded by the coding sequence ATTCTGGAACTCAAGAACGTCAACAGCTTTTACGGCAACATCCAGGCCCTCTACGACATCGACCTGTATATCGACGCAGGCGAGATCATTACCCTGATCGGGGCTAACGGTGCGGGTAAGTCCACCACGCTCATGACCGTGTGCGGCGTGGTTCAGGCGCGTTCTGGCCAGGTTCTGTACCAGGGCGAGGACATCACCAAGGAATCGCCCAACAAGATCGTGGGCCAGGGCATCTGCCAGGTGCCCGAAGGACGCCTCATCTTTCCTGAACTGACGGTGCAGGAAAACCTCGACATGGGCGCGTTCATGCGCAACGACAAGGACGGCATCGCCAGGGATATGGAATACTGCTACGACCTGTTCCCCATCCTGGCCGAGCGCCGGAGACAGCCGGGCGGCAATCTGTCCGGCGGCGAGCAGCAGATGCTGGCCATCGCCCGAGCCTTGATGGCCCGGCCCCGGCTGCTGCTCCTGGACGAACCGTCCATGGGCCTGGCCCCGCTGGTGGTCCGGCAGATTTTCGACATCATCAAGAAGGTCAACGCGGAATCGGGAACCACCATCTTCCTGGTGGAGCAGAACGCCAACCTGGCGCTCAAGATCGGAGACCGCGGATACGTGATGGAGAACGGGCGGATAGTGCTCGCCGACACCTGCGACAAGCTCTTGGCGGATGAGCAGGTGAAACGGGCCTACCTGGGGCTCTGA
- a CDS encoding ABC transporter ATP-binding protein, producing the protein MNNPVLNVNAVSKDFGGIRALDEVDLVVHDKEIVALIGPNGAGKTTFFNCITGIYQPTRGDVLIDPQCSGKTRRINGKKPNIVTELGMARTFQNIRLFPSMTALENVMIGTHCRTKSSIWGAVSRNKATREEEQAVIQRSYELLQLVGLEEYVNELASNIAYGKQRRLEIARALATDPFLLLLDEPAAGMNPQETRDLEDLIIKIREKFGISIMLIEHDMKMVMSMSDRIYVLDYGRMIADGTPEEIAGNEDVIKAYLGEDHDG; encoded by the coding sequence ATGAATAATCCCGTCTTGAACGTCAACGCCGTGAGCAAGGACTTCGGGGGCATTCGCGCCCTGGATGAAGTCGATCTCGTGGTGCACGACAAGGAAATCGTGGCCCTCATCGGCCCCAACGGCGCAGGGAAGACCACCTTCTTCAACTGCATCACCGGCATCTACCAGCCCACCCGCGGCGACGTGCTCATTGATCCCCAGTGTTCGGGCAAGACCCGCCGGATCAACGGCAAAAAGCCGAACATCGTCACCGAGCTGGGCATGGCCAGGACCTTTCAGAACATCCGGCTCTTCCCGTCCATGACCGCCCTGGAGAACGTCATGATCGGTACTCACTGCCGGACCAAGTCCTCCATTTGGGGCGCGGTCTCCCGCAACAAGGCCACACGCGAGGAAGAGCAGGCGGTTATCCAGCGAAGCTATGAACTGCTGCAACTGGTTGGTTTGGAGGAATACGTCAACGAGCTGGCCTCCAACATAGCCTACGGCAAACAGCGCAGGCTTGAAATCGCCCGCGCCCTGGCCACGGACCCGTTCCTGTTGCTTCTGGACGAGCCGGCAGCGGGCATGAATCCGCAGGAGACCCGCGACCTGGAGGATTTGATCATCAAGATTCGCGAAAAGTTCGGCATCTCCATCATGCTTATCGAGCACGATATGAAGATGGTCATGTCCATGTCCGACCGCATCTACGTGCTGGATTACGGCCGGATGATCGCCGACGGCACCCCGGAGGAGATCGCGGGCAATGAGGACGTTATCAAGGCGTACCTCGGGGAGGACCACGATGGCTAG